GCTCCAAGGAACTGCAAGGACGCTGCCCGCTTTAAAGCCCTTCCAGTTGCCACGTGGGCCGAAAAAGACTTTCCCTTGTGCCACGACGGAGATGCCGGAATCTTTCGAGAGCGGCAATCTGTGTGGCTTCCACTGAGCATCAAAAGTGTAATAATCAAGATCATCATAGTTCACGTAACGGCCAATGGCCGGCGTCACACGTCCTTGATCACGGATCGTGAACACCCACGTGGACACGTCGGTCTTATTGCCTTCAAAAATAAGTTTTGCATTTGAAAAGGCTTCGCCTCGAGTCCAGAGGTAATTCTTTTTCGGATAACCTGAGTCCGTCAATTGATCCGGCGTCAAAGCGGCGGCAACCATCAAGTGGTCTTTATCGAGCCATTCGTAGTTGCCTTTGCTTTCAGGAATCACGAAGCCACCCTTCACGAACTCTTTCGTCGTCAAAGAGAACTCGCGCGATTCAGAAGCATCCTGGTTATTTTTTGACAGAGAAATCATGCACAGATCTGAACCTGGCAAATGAGTCGCGCCATGAAAAACCCATGGCTGATTTTCTTTTGCAGCCAGCGCATCGATGTCTAGCAAAATTTCCCATTGCGGATTTGCGGTCTTGTAGCTTTGCACCGTTGTACGGCGCCAGATGCCGCGTTGATGAGTATCGTCTTGCCACAGGTTGTAAGCGTAACCGTCTCGCAGATTCACCATCGCGAGTTTGTCAGTGTCGACAAGGATCTCGAGAATCTCTCTGGTGGTTTGCTGAAAGCGCGGATCATTTTCAAAAACTTTCTTCGTGATATCGCTTTCGTTCTGCGCCCAAGCCACGGCTTTCGCGCCATTGCGGTCTTCCAGCCACAAATAAGGATCGGTCATGTCGTCTCCTGCAAAGGAAATAAAAGGGAGAATAGAAATCAGGGTCCCTAAATAGATAAATAGCTTCTTGCTTGCCATCAGACATGGTTAGCAAGAATGCGTCTATTCAGCAACTAATTCAACGGAGTGGCCGTCAGGATCTTGCAAAATGGCTTTTCTGCCGTCAGGCATATCGGTGGGATCAAGGATCATAATAACGCCGGGGATCGAACTCAATTTCTCGACTTTAGCTTCCATATCTTGGATGCGGAAGCCCATCATTACCTTTGGATAATGCCCCGTCGTTGCTGATTGAATAGACATGAGGGAAAGCTCGAAACCTGCTAGGGAACTACGGAACAATTCTCCACCGATTGTGACCTTCACTTTGGCAAACTTGCATCCCAGAATCTCGTAGAAACGAACCATATTCTCTAGATTCGGTGTATTAACGGTGATAGAAGTAAAAGCGATTCCCATTCCTCTATGGCAGCTTTATATTGAAGCATAGTCAAGTTTCACGGACAGGGGCGGCTCCCTAAACAAGATATCTGGACCGAGGTTTTATGACGACAAAACAAAGCCAAAAAATTTATTTAAAAGACTACACAAAACCTGATTTCGAAGTGGAATCAGTGGTATTGAATTTCGACCTGCATGAGGACTTTTGTCGGGTTGTTGCCACGAGCAAATTCAAGGCCGTCAATCCAGGAAAGCCCCTCCACCTTGAGGGCGTGGACCTTGAGCTCCTGAGCCTCTCACTGAACGGCGAGGCCCTCTCCCCGTCTCAGTACACCAAAACAGATGACTCTCTGGAGATCGCAAAAGTTCCCGCGATTTTTGAGCTCAAGATCGAGACCAAAATCTTTCCGCAGAAGAACACGTCCCTTGAAGGCCTTTACCGTTCTAACGAGACGTTCTGCACTCAGTGCGAAGCGCAAGGCTTCCGTAAAATCACCTACTTCATGGACCGTCCCGATGTGATGACGAAGTATGCTGTCACCATCGAAGCGGACAAAAAGAAATACCCGGTTCTTCTTTCTAATGGTGACCGTGTAAAAATCGAAGACCTCGGCAATGGCCGCCACAAAGCTTACTGGAACGATCCGCACAAGAAGCCGTGCTACTTGTTCGCACTCGTGGCCGGTGATCTCGGCGTGATCCGCGATGAGTTCACAACAAAATCAGGCCGCAAAGTTAATCTTGAAGTTTACGCCGCTCACGGCAAGCAAGAGCGTTGCTGGCACGCCATGGAGTCTTTGAAAAAATCCATGAAGTGGGATGAAGACACTTTTGGTCTGCAGTACGATTTGAATGATTACATGATTGTAGCGATTGACGATTTCAACGCCGGCGCCATGGAGAATAAAGGTCTCAACATCTTTAACTCACGTCTGGTGCTTGCGGATTCTCACTCAGCGACCGACACAGACTTTCACGCCATTGAATCTGTGGTGGCTCATGAATACTTCCATAACTGGACCGGCAATAGAGTGACAGTCAGCAACTGGTTCCAGCTTTCTTTAAAAGAAGGCCTCACCGTCTTCCGCGATCAAGAATTCTCCGGCGATATGAACTCGCGTTCTGTCCAGAGAATTTTAGATGTCGATTCTTTGCGTGAGCGCCAGTTCACGGAAGATGCCGGACCGAACTCGCATCCGGTGCGCCCTGAGTCCTGCATGTCGGTTGATAATTTCTTCACCGCAACGATTTACGAAAAAGGTGCGGAAGTGATTCGTATGATGCAAACCATGGTGGGCCGTAAAGGTTTCCGCAAAGGCATGGATGAGTACT
The sequence above is drawn from the Bdellovibrionales bacterium genome and encodes:
- a CDS encoding VOC family protein, with the translated sequence MGIAFTSITVNTPNLENMVRFYEILGCKFAKVKVTIGGELFRSSLAGFELSLMSIQSATTGHYPKVMMGFRIQDMEAKVEKLSSIPGVIMILDPTDMPDGRKAILQDPDGHSVELVAE